Proteins co-encoded in one Accipiter gentilis chromosome 5, bAccGen1.1, whole genome shotgun sequence genomic window:
- the LOC126038954 gene encoding feather keratin Cos2-3-like: MSCYNQCLPCQPCGPTPLANSCNEPCVRQCQNSIVVIEPSPVVVTLPGPILSSFPQNTVVGSSTSAAVGRILSCDGVPINSGCCDLSGISRRY; the protein is encoded by the coding sequence atgtcctgctacaaccagtgcctGCCATGCCAGCCCTGTGGcccgaccccgctggccaacagctgcaacgagccctgtgtcaggcagtgccagaactccATTGTCGTCATTGAGCCCTCTCctgtggtggtgaccctgcccggccccatcctcagctccttcccgcagaacaccgttgtgggctcctccacctccgctgctgttggcaggaTCCTCAGCTGTGATGGAGTGCCAATCAACTctgggtgctgtgacctctcTGGCATTTCCAGACGCTACTAG
- the LOC126038950 gene encoding feather keratin Cos2-3-like — protein sequence MSCYNQCLPCQPCGPTPLANSCNEPCVRQCQNSTVVIEPSTVVVTLPGPILSSFPQNTVVGSSTSAAVGRILSCDGVPINSGCCDLSGISRRY from the coding sequence atgtcctgctacaaccagtgcctGCCATGCCAGCCCTGTGGcccgaccccgctggccaacagctgcaatgagccctgtgtcaggcagtgccagaactccACTGTCGTCATTGAACCCTCCActgtggtggtgaccctgcccggccccatcctcagctccttcccgcagaacaccgttgtgggctcctccacctccgctgctgttggcaggaTCCTCAGCTGTGATGGAGTGCCAATCAACTctgggtgctgtgacctctcTGGCATTTCCAGACGCTACTAG
- the LOC126038927 gene encoding feather keratin Cos1-1/Cos1-3/Cos2-1-like encodes MIKASPAPHSLIHFSCLHLLGSQVHLQPQVMSCCDQCQPCQPCGPTPLANSCNEPCVRQCQNSTVVIQPSPVVVTLPGPILSSFPQNTVVGSSTSAAVGSILSCDGVPINSGCCDLSCITSRYCGRRCPPC; translated from the exons ATGATaaaagccagcccagctcctcactctctcatccacttctcttgcctcCATCTCCTTGGGAGTCAG gtgcacctccagcCCCAAGTCATGTCCTGCTGTGAtcagtgccagccctgccagccctgcggcccgactccactggccaacagctgcaatgagccctgtgtcaggcagtgccagaactccACCGTTGTCATccagccctctcccgtggtggtgaccctgcccggccccattctcagctccttcccgcagaacaccgttgtgggctcctccacctccgctgctgttggcagcatcctcagctgtgACGGCGTGCCCATCAACTctgggtgctgtgacctctcTTGCATCACcagccgctactgtggcagaaggtgccccCCCTGCTAA